A single genomic interval of Malania oleifera isolate guangnan ecotype guangnan chromosome 13, ASM2987363v1, whole genome shotgun sequence harbors:
- the LOC131145860 gene encoding amino acid transporter AVT1I-like, translating to MPYTLAQGGWITVVLLLGVAIITCYTALLLQRCMDSDSSIKTYPDVGWHAFGRKGRIIISIFMYSTAYLASTGFLLSESDNLHKLFPNVGFKLGEHHIRGRQLSTVLAGLAILPTMWLKDLSMLSFISAGGNVAIVVIISSILWVGAVDGVGFSAKGELFRLGGIPTALSLYVFSYGGHEVFPTIYSSMKDKTRFSEVMFVSFGLTTLSYMIMATIGYLMFGEDALSQITLNLPTSKIGSKIAIYTTLVGPIAKYALIISPIPHAIEKHLPNSWNIRPVCILLRTILVISTVVLGIIFPFFGYLMALIGAFLNVAVSILIPCACYLKIFEAYKHWSFDLVIILAIFVMAISVGFMGTYSSLREIVKQL from the exons ATGCCGTATACACTGGCACAAGGTGGGTGGATAACTGTTGTTCTTCTCCTTGGCGTCGCTATCATAACATGCTACACAGCCTTGCTGCTCCAACGGTGCATGGACTCGGACTCATCGATTAAAACCTATCCTGACGTCGGCTGGCATGCATTTGGCCGTAAAGGACGAATTATCATATCAATTTTTATGTATTCAACGGCCTATTTGGCATCGACAGGGTTCTTGTTATCAGAAAGTGACAACCTGCACAAGTTGTTCCCGAATGTAGGGTTCAAATTGGGAGAACATCACATTAGAGGAAGACAACTTTCCACAGTACTTGCAGGGCTGGCAATCTTGCCCACCATGTGGCTGAAAGATCTGAGCATGCTTTCCTTCATCTCTGCAGGTGGGAATGTGGCAATTGTTGTTATTATAAGCTCCATATTATGGGTTGGTGCAGTTGATGGTGTGGGGTTTTCTGCCAAAGGAGAGCTATTTCGTTTGGGCGGAATTCCCACGGCTCTCAGCTTATATGTCTTCTCGTATGGCGGTCATGAGGTGTTTCCCACCATATACTCCTCTATGAAGGATAAAACTCGGTTCTCTGAG GTTATGTTTGTTAGCTTTGGCCTTACTACTCTCAGTTACATGATCATGGCAACAATTGGCTACTTGATGTTTGGCGAGGATGCACTATCTCAAATTACATTGAATTTACCTACAAGTAAAATCGGCTCCAAGATCGCAATATACACAACGCTTGTGGGTCCAATAGCTAAATATGCACTAATTATATCTCCTATTCCACATGCTATTGAAAAACATTTACCCAACTCTTGGAACATTAGGCCAGTTTGCATTCTTTTGAGGACTATATTAGTGATCAGCACGGTGGTTTTAGgcataatttttcctttttttgggtACCTAATGGCACTCATTGGAGCCTTTTTGAATGTAGCCGTTTCAATTTTGATCCCATGTGCATGCTACCTAAAGATTTTTGAAGCGTACAAACACTGGAGCTTTGACCTAGTCATTATTTTGGCCATTTTTGTCATGGCTATCTCAGTTGGTTTTATGGGCACGTATTCGTCTTTGAGGGAGATAGTAAAACAACTTTGA